The Cucurbita pepo subsp. pepo cultivar mu-cu-16 chromosome LG18, ASM280686v2, whole genome shotgun sequence nucleotide sequence AAAGTGAGAAGTGGTCCGAGTTCGTGATGAGGATGGAAAAGGGGAAGTGATAAGGGTGAATGAAAAGGGTACTATATTTAATGTGTATTTCATCTTAGCAAACTATATACATAATATTTGAAAGGTAATCCTGTTGAGCTTGAAATTAGAGGGAGAGGGACCCCTTTGCTTGAGTGGCATTCCAACTTTTTTGTAttactttttttcccttcttcccTCTACCCTTTTCATTATCTTGTTgctttcaataaaataaggtCACTACCGATGCTTGtaagtatttattataaatggtccctctatatatatatatcttactTCACATTCATAATCTCCATTTAATGACCAATGATGTGTTTGACAATTATCAACATTTATGGGGTTGTTCTACCATCACTTCCAATCCAATTTCTTCAAAACTTTAAACGTCACAACGTTCGTCCTCAATGTCACACATCGTCGCAATAGACTTTGTTAAAAGGAAAAACGAGTATTGACATGGGTACaaaaattgatatcaaattctAGATGATATAACTCAAATCCTTCCACCTATGAATTTACGTGTAGTAAAtagaatcaaatcaaattacaacATATCCACATGATCAACAATATGCTTCTAATACTCAAAGCTTCAATCTAACAAAGAAACATTTTGTAAAGCTGAATCTAAACCATTTCTTGCTCTTTCCTCGAAAGAtatttttccaatttcttttttttttttttttttttcttttgtggaaTAACTTTGggatcttttctttttggctaCAAAAACCCCACAGATGACAAAAGCAACAATGAAAGTGCATCACTTTTGTGTTTGTGAGCTCAAAAGTGGTTCCTTTAATCGTGCCTTTGGACTCGTGATTGAGGCAATACAGAAGAGTGAGTGAAAGCCATTAATGCAGATTCATCAGCTTTCCAAATAACCTCAATATCTTCAGCTATTCTTCTTGCATCCATTGAAGCTCCAAGCAGCCCTCTCTTTGTGAACCCAACTGCATATAGCCCACATTCTCCTTTCCATCCATTTGGAAATTCCTTCCTTGGCATCCCATCTTTCTCGCTAAACATCTTGCTTTCCTGCAATTATCATTACCCTgattgttagaaatcacgactctccacaatagtatgatgtTGTCCACTCAAGCTCTTATAGCTTTGCTAACTTATAAATCCACGGTCATTCCCTAAAAGTAGTAAATTGAAAAAGGGAATTGGACATGCACCTTTAGCCAAGAGGGCACATTGCTTTTGTAACCGGTGGCCAAAATGATAGCATCGAAGCTTTCAACGCTCCCGTCGACGAACTCGGCGGTATGTCGGCTTAGTCTCGACACTCCTCGACGAACCTAATGCCCAAATAAAAACCTCATGAAAACATAACGTAGAGAAGCATGAATGAGAATTAATGTACAAAATTAGCGAACCTTAATTTTGCCACTTTTGATTTTTGCAAAAGTCCCAACATCTAAAACAGGCGTTTTCCCAGACAGATTCTTGAGCTGTAAAGGGCCAAGTTTTGGGCGGTGAAGCCCCAATCTAGATGTATCTCCCAATATCATAcgtgaaagaagaagaagaaattgatcCACTATACGCATGGGGAGCCATCTTAGCAAGCACATGGACAACCCAAAAGTTGATCTTCCCAACATCTTATGAGGTAGAATGTGCacctacaaacaaaaaaaacatgaaccccattttataatttgacaTGCAGGGTTGAATTGTGCATGCAAACTCGACTCGACTCTatattaatcaatttaaacatagttCAACTGAACTGTGTATGCAAATTTGACTCTGtattaatcaatttaaacatagttcaacaGTGTTGTTCTTATGTTTGCTTACCGAATTGCGAACGACAAGATGGGGGAAGGCATTGAAGTTACATAGATCTAGACAAACTTCCATACCGGAATTGCCACATCCAATGACCAAAACTTTCTTCCCACGAAACTCTCCTCCCGTCTTGTAAGAACTAGTATGAACAACGGGGCCTTCAAATTCCTCCAACCCATCAATTTGAGGGACAAACTCTTCAGCATTTTCACCAGTAGCCACAATCAACCATTTGCAAAGATACTCAACACACTTCCCCACAACAACAGCCTTCACCCTCCAAAACCCACATCGCTCATCCCACTCTGCCTTCGTCACCGTGCTGTTGAACACTGGCTTCAACTTAAAGTAATCAGCATAGGCCTTCaaataggctaaaaattgttgCTTTGTTGGGTAAGTGGGGAAATCAGAGGGGAAAGGCATGAGTGGAAGCTCGCAAAATTGCTTTGGGAGATGCAAGCGGAGACGGTCATAGGTCTTGAACTGCCACAAGGAAGCTATGCATTCGGCTCTCTCAAGGATCAAACTTTGGATGCCCTTGTGCTTTAGGCATGCAGCGGTGGCTAGCCCTGATGGTCCGACGCCGACTATGAGAGGGCCTTGAACCCAAATTTGTGGAACTGGGTCGCCatgcttttgtttttgggttAGAGGGTCGTGGAGCCTTTTGCCTTCTACTTCTTTCCAATAGGAATCCATATTGGAAATGAAGCTAAATTGGCGGGGTGGTGTGTGCCCACTTTATAGTTGGGAGAAATATATAGATTGTAGAAACAAAGGTTGGATTTTGATTTGTGGGGATTCGTTTTTTTATCAAACAAAGTGGagagtaataagtaaattggTTGGAATTGGAAATTCAAGAATCCTCCCAATATCCTTATGGTGGGGTTGACAACCAAATATTAGTCAACCAATGTCCGAGTAAGTGTTTGGTTAGGTCTTAGAAGGGACCCATGCCTTGCAGATTCTCTTtcgaatttgaaaatttgaactcaCACCAGCTCCATTATGCTTTCCTAGTTACGAATCACGAATCTTTATtataataccattttgtcCCTGTGAATATAAGTTCTCgtggttttgtttttagtttctctctcattcgaatagagatgtattctttacctATAAACTCTTGATTAGTTAACGTGGGACTTCTcttccaacaattctcaacgtTCCTCTAATCATTTGATAGGTTTTTCAAGATCTTAATCATGATGCTTTCTTGACATAATCCCCCCTACTTCTTAGAATGCAGCAATGGAGATGTCTCGAATcagaaattttttgaaataagaagttttttgaaatattagttttggatgaaaattgttaatattttgtttcaaaaatattcctgaattctcaaaatatttcaaaaatacatgagttttcaaaagtttaataaatgttaataatacgtttaaaaaataatattaaaaagtctAGAGATAATTTGTGATGGGTCGATAGATAGTTTTTGTCTATACATTGacgataaaaaaattaaaactttttttatgaAGGTAAAAATGTGTTAAgcgttagacgaacacgactctccacaatggtataatattgtccactttgagcataagctactttgctttgggcttccccaaaagacctcgtatcaatggagaaaatattccttgattataaactcatgaccattccctaaacTAGCGGATGCGGGACTTTAATCATCCAACAAATGCTACTTGTagaatgagtattttttaaaacatagtACTCACGATAatgatttgatatttttcgacttttaaaaaagttgaaaaatattaatattttttaattggtaTTTTTAAAGTCAATGGTGAATCACAttcacttttttattataatattttgattatataGAAATTGTAAGATacgagaagaaagaaagtagtGCATGCAACTTTGTAGTgttattgcttttttttttttttttttttttttttttttccctaaaaaaattgttaactaatagaaaaaaaa carries:
- the LOC111780591 gene encoding indole-3-pyruvate monooxygenase YUCCA6-like; this translates as MDSYWKEVEGKRLHDPLTQKQKHGDPVPQIWVQGPLIVGVGPSGLATAACLKHKGIQSLILERAECIASLWQFKTYDRLRLHLPKQFCELPLMPFPSDFPTYPTKQQFLAYLKAYADYFKLKPVFNSTVTKAEWDERCGFWRVKAVVVGKCVEYLCKWLIVATGENAEEFVPQIDGLEEFEGPVVHTSSYKTGGEFRGKKVLVIGCGNSGMEVCLDLCNFNAFPHLVVRNSVHILPHKMLGRSTFGLSMCLLRWLPMRIVDQFLLLLSRMILGDTSRLGLHRPKLGPLQLKNLSGKTPVLDVGTFAKIKSGKIKVRRGVSRLSRHTAEFVDGSVESFDAIILATGYKSNVPSWLKESKMFSEKDGMPRKEFPNGWKGECGLYAVGFTKRGLLGASMDARRIAEDIEVIWKADESALMAFTHSSVLPQSRVQRHD